From the Ruminiclostridium josui JCM 17888 genome, one window contains:
- the murA gene encoding UDP-N-acetylglucosamine 1-carboxyvinyltransferase — MAKYVISEGVPLRGSVKVDGAKNAVLPIIAASLLSDSKSIIEEVPDLNDVRVMCDLLRCLGTDVQKQSDSTTISFETGEITNATAPYELVNKLRASFLVMGPMLARTGYVRVALPGGCPIGSRPVDLHLKGFAALGAEITQGHGYIEARRNKSLVGNKIYLDFPSVGATENIMMAAVMAEGQTTIENAANEPEIVDLASYLNEMGANVIGAGTDTIRIEGVKSLKGCRHTVIPDRIEAGTFMIAAAITNGEVRIENVVPDHLKPVVAKLKETGLEISEELSAITVRSTGELKPIDVKTLPYPGFPTDMQAQITSMLSRIPGTSMVIETIFENRFMHVSELKRMGANIKIDGRTAVIEGKSCLTGACVKATDLRAGAALVLAGLAAEGATEIGEIQHIDRGYSGFAEKLRSLGAKIERVED; from the coding sequence TTGGCTAAATATGTAATCAGTGAAGGTGTGCCTTTGAGAGGCAGTGTAAAAGTAGACGGTGCAAAAAATGCAGTTCTTCCAATTATAGCGGCGTCCCTGCTAAGTGATTCAAAAAGCATAATAGAAGAAGTTCCTGACTTGAATGATGTAAGGGTAATGTGTGATTTATTAAGGTGTCTGGGGACAGATGTTCAAAAGCAATCCGACTCCACAACCATATCTTTTGAGACTGGGGAAATAACAAATGCAACTGCTCCATATGAGCTGGTAAACAAGCTTAGAGCATCTTTTTTGGTAATGGGGCCCATGCTTGCCAGAACAGGCTATGTGAGAGTTGCTTTGCCGGGAGGATGTCCCATAGGCTCAAGGCCTGTTGATTTACACCTAAAAGGCTTTGCTGCCTTGGGAGCAGAAATAACTCAGGGGCACGGCTATATAGAAGCCAGAAGAAATAAAAGTCTGGTGGGAAACAAGATATATCTAGATTTTCCCAGTGTAGGTGCTACAGAAAACATTATGATGGCAGCCGTAATGGCTGAAGGTCAGACAACAATAGAGAATGCTGCCAATGAACCAGAGATAGTTGACTTGGCCAGCTATCTCAACGAAATGGGTGCCAATGTTATCGGTGCAGGAACAGATACAATAAGAATAGAGGGTGTTAAGAGTTTAAAGGGGTGTAGACATACTGTCATTCCAGACCGTATTGAGGCAGGTACATTTATGATAGCTGCTGCAATTACAAACGGTGAAGTAAGAATTGAAAATGTGGTTCCAGACCACCTAAAACCAGTAGTTGCAAAACTAAAGGAAACAGGACTGGAAATTTCAGAGGAATTGTCTGCAATAACAGTAAGAAGTACGGGAGAATTAAAACCAATAGATGTTAAAACACTGCCATATCCCGGATTTCCAACTGATATGCAGGCTCAAATCACATCAATGCTTTCACGTATTCCCGGTACAAGTATGGTAATTGAAACTATATTTGAGAACAGGTTTATGCACGTAAGTGAATTAAAGCGAATGGGTGCAAACATAAAGATTGATGGAAGAACCGCCGTAATTGAAGGAAAATCATGCCTTACGGGAGCATGTGTAAAAGCAACGGACTTGAGAGCAGGCGCGGCTTTGGTGCTGGCGGGCCTTGCAGCAGAGGGCGCAACCGAAATAGGCGAAATACAGCACATAGACAGAGGATATTCAGGATTTGCAGAAAAGCTGAGATCTCTTGGAGCGAAAATAGAAAGAGTTGAGGATTAG
- the spoIID gene encoding stage II sporulation protein D gives MKKVISYILLMAIIVVLVPFGIIKMNGKEEGPIQVPDKIKSNTGTEKQENEITINVYIHTQKKTVKMYLEDYIKGVLAAEMPAEFDIEALKAQAVAARTYALGRAAKLYGSRGVHDDADVCTDHTHCQAWLSKEQAMKNWGLLSSFKYWNKITEAVNETEGQVIEYNKVLINPLFHSNSGGHTENVEDVWSGTSEPYLKGVKSMGEDKFKEYESTIVLSESEMINTLKKNNPKIKISGKNLLENIKINGYSSGNRVLSMNIGNVKIKGTDFRKMFNLKSTNFKLKRIAGGKISITTYGYGHGVGMSQCGADYMAQKGSTYKEILKYYYKGVEITKLDLSRKN, from the coding sequence ATGAAAAAAGTTATCAGCTATATATTATTAATGGCTATTATTGTTGTATTGGTTCCTTTTGGGATTATCAAGATGAATGGTAAAGAGGAAGGCCCAATACAGGTTCCGGACAAAATAAAGTCAAATACCGGTACTGAAAAACAAGAAAATGAAATTACTATAAATGTTTACATACATACTCAAAAAAAAACCGTGAAGATGTACTTGGAGGACTATATTAAGGGTGTTTTAGCAGCGGAAATGCCTGCTGAGTTTGATATAGAGGCCTTAAAGGCACAGGCTGTGGCTGCCAGAACATATGCACTGGGAAGGGCGGCCAAGCTGTATGGTTCAAGGGGTGTACATGATGATGCAGATGTATGCACTGACCATACACATTGTCAAGCGTGGTTAAGCAAGGAACAGGCCATGAAAAATTGGGGACTACTATCTTCTTTTAAATACTGGAATAAGATAACCGAGGCGGTTAATGAAACAGAAGGTCAGGTTATCGAATATAACAAAGTACTTATAAACCCGCTATTCCATTCCAATAGTGGAGGGCACACAGAGAATGTGGAGGATGTTTGGAGTGGGACAAGTGAGCCATACCTTAAGGGAGTTAAAAGCATGGGTGAGGATAAGTTTAAGGAGTATGAAAGTACTATTGTGTTGTCGGAATCTGAAATGATAAATACCTTGAAAAAAAATAATCCTAAGATTAAAATTAGTGGCAAGAATCTACTTGAAAATATTAAAATAAATGGATATTCTTCAGGGAATAGAGTATTAAGTATGAATATAGGCAACGTAAAAATAAAGGGAACTGATTTTCGTAAAATGTTCAATCTAAAGTCTACCAACTTTAAATTAAAAAGAATAGCTGGAGGTAAAATATCCATTACAACATACGGTTATGGTCACGGAGTGGGTATGAGCCAGTGTGGTGCAGACTATATGGCTCAGAAGGGAAGTACATATAAGGAGATTTTGAAGTACTATTATAAAGGTGTTGAGATTACAAAGCTGGACTTATCGAGGAAAAATTAA
- a CDS encoding M23 family metallopeptidase: protein MKKLIPDENNWKNKLSKFFSGKGLYIVLAVCIIFVAATAILLTTQNMNSDVGMDTGKIIPGEVANDGQDDASKAVSGKLDKTGAANQTTGAKTAQSAANETAKSTPTPPKSGTDKSKSTSANVNAIVKFSCRPVDGPIMKDFTRDINTFSESKTLGDIRAHDGIDFKVDKLTKVRAVAAGTISKVEDNANGITVEITHSNNLKTRYAGLSKQNLEDISCGLKVKANEIIGLVGDPIQIECEDGPHLHFQVLKNGKSVDPAPYLSVPSTANGQEK, encoded by the coding sequence ATGAAGAAACTTATTCCAGACGAAAATAATTGGAAAAACAAATTGTCTAAATTTTTCAGCGGCAAGGGGCTTTATATAGTTTTGGCAGTTTGTATAATATTTGTTGCGGCAACGGCAATATTATTAACAACTCAAAACATGAACTCTGATGTCGGTATGGATACCGGTAAAATAATTCCTGGTGAAGTTGCTAATGATGGTCAGGATGATGCATCAAAAGCAGTGTCCGGCAAATTGGACAAGACTGGAGCAGCAAATCAGACTACGGGTGCAAAAACTGCACAGTCGGCGGCAAATGAGACTGCAAAGTCCACACCAACACCACCAAAATCAGGTACCGATAAAAGTAAAAGTACCTCAGCAAATGTAAATGCTATTGTTAAGTTCAGCTGTAGGCCGGTAGATGGTCCTATTATGAAAGACTTTACCCGTGATATTAATACTTTCTCAGAATCAAAAACTCTGGGAGATATAAGAGCACATGACGGTATTGATTTCAAGGTAGATAAGCTTACAAAAGTTAGAGCAGTTGCAGCCGGAACAATATCAAAGGTAGAGGATAATGCCAATGGAATAACTGTTGAGATAACCCATTCAAATAACTTGAAAACCAGATATGCGGGATTGTCCAAGCAGAATCTTGAGGACATAAGCTGTGGATTAAAGGTCAAAGCCAATGAGATAATTGGACTTGTAGGTGACCCAATTCAGATAGAGTGTGAAGACGGACCGCACCTTCATTTTCAGGTTTTGAAAAACGGTAAATCAGTTGATCCGGCACCCTATTTAAGTGTACCGTCAACTGCTAATGGACAAGAAAAATAA
- a CDS encoding D-alanine--D-alanine ligase family protein, whose protein sequence is MSKKRVAIIFGGQSSEHEVSRISAQSVIENIDRKKYDVEIIGITKNGQWLKYDGPVEKIGNGEWEDIAQKKLLGSNISANETPSDITTINSAKQVIVGNAKAPIDVVFPVLHGCNGEDGTIQGLFELAGIPYVGCGVLGAAIGMDKAYTKIIFEKEGLPQGDYLVFNRKQVYNQMDEVVAQVEGRLTYPCFVKPSNAGSSVGVNKASDRESLEKALIIAAKNDRRILVEEFIDGREIECAVLGNDNPIASTVGEVVPCNEFYDYEAKYQVGDSSKVVIPAENLSEETVAKIREYAVRAFKCLDCAGLSRVDFFVHKDTGKIYINEINTLPGFTQISMYPKLWAASGIPYSELIDKLIELAFERYEDTRREYTNTLD, encoded by the coding sequence ATGTCAAAGAAACGAGTAGCTATTATTTTTGGCGGGCAATCATCCGAGCATGAAGTATCAAGAATATCAGCCCAGTCAGTAATAGAAAATATAGACAGGAAAAAATATGATGTTGAAATCATAGGAATTACAAAAAACGGACAGTGGCTTAAATATGACGGGCCTGTTGAAAAAATAGGAAATGGTGAATGGGAGGACATTGCACAGAAAAAGCTTCTGGGAAGTAATATTTCAGCAAATGAAACCCCATCTGACATAACTACCATAAATTCAGCAAAGCAGGTTATAGTTGGCAATGCAAAAGCTCCCATTGATGTTGTATTTCCGGTTCTACATGGCTGTAACGGTGAAGACGGAACTATTCAGGGACTTTTTGAACTTGCAGGAATTCCGTATGTAGGCTGTGGTGTACTAGGTGCTGCAATTGGAATGGATAAGGCGTATACAAAGATAATATTTGAAAAGGAAGGCCTTCCTCAAGGTGATTATCTTGTATTTAACAGAAAGCAGGTATATAACCAGATGGATGAAGTTGTAGCTCAGGTAGAAGGCAGACTTACATATCCCTGCTTTGTAAAACCATCTAATGCTGGTTCATCTGTTGGTGTTAACAAAGCCTCTGACCGAGAAAGTCTTGAAAAGGCCTTGATTATTGCAGCTAAAAATGACAGGAGAATTCTTGTGGAAGAATTTATCGACGGCAGAGAGATCGAGTGTGCTGTTCTAGGTAATGACAATCCAATAGCATCAACGGTGGGAGAAGTAGTACCTTGCAATGAATTCTATGATTATGAGGCAAAATACCAGGTGGGTGACAGCTCAAAAGTAGTGATTCCTGCGGAAAATCTGTCTGAGGAAACTGTAGCAAAAATCAGAGAGTATGCGGTAAGAGCCTTCAAGTGCCTTGATTGTGCCGGGTTATCCAGAGTAGACTTCTTCGTTCATAAAGACACAGGGAAAATTTATATAAATGAAATTAATACTCTACCGGGTTTTACTCAGATAAGTATGTACCCCAAACTTTGGGCTGCTAGCGGTATCCCTTATTCAGAGCTTATTGACAAATTGATTGAGCTGGCATTCGAGAGATATGAGGACACCAGAAGAGAGTATACAAACACACTGGATTAA
- a CDS encoding DUF1934 domain-containing protein produces the protein MSKDVIINVKGVQIGDDNDPNTLELITEGKYYQKGGNYYITYKESEVTGMEGTTTTLKVGEGVVTLMRFGKVNSQFVFQKGQKHVSSYNTEYGSFTIGVYANNVDININEAGGEIRIGYQIEIDNQGSGRNDFYMLIREAGTANEKYKLGNTPAN, from the coding sequence ATGAGTAAAGATGTGATAATAAATGTAAAGGGTGTTCAGATTGGCGACGACAATGACCCCAATACCCTTGAACTTATCACAGAAGGGAAGTACTATCAGAAAGGCGGTAATTATTACATTACCTACAAAGAAAGTGAAGTAACTGGTATGGAAGGGACTACCACTACATTGAAGGTGGGAGAGGGGGTTGTAACCCTCATGAGATTTGGAAAGGTTAATTCACAGTTTGTTTTTCAGAAAGGTCAAAAGCATGTTTCAAGCTATAATACTGAGTATGGAAGCTTTACAATAGGGGTTTATGCAAATAATGTAGATATAAATATAAATGAAGCAGGTGGAGAAATCAGAATAGGTTATCAGATTGAAATAGACAACCAAGGTTCAGGAAGAAATGATTTTTATATGTTAATCAGGGAGGCAGGAACTGCAAATGAGAAATATAAACTCGGAAATACGCCAGCAAATTAA
- the argS gene encoding arginine--tRNA ligase — MRNINSEIRQQIKDAVINSINKSVETGELPFLEINDINIEVPREKGHGDFSTNVAMQITKAAKKPPRQIADTIIKNINTNGTYIIKVECAGPGFINFTLDNKYLYETINIIEQEKENYGRINIGNGKKVMVEFVSANPTGPLHMGNARGGALGDCIASVLDAAGYNVTREFLINDAGNQIEKFGTSLEARYIQLIKGEDAIEFPEDGYHGEDIIEHMKDFIAIHGDKYINVDSEERKKVFVDFALPRNIARIREGLESYGIHFDVWFSEQTLHKSGEVAETIQLLKDKDCTVEKDGALWLKGSVIGSDKDEVLVRNNGIPTYFAADIAYHRNKFEKRGFEWVINLWGADHHGHVARMKAAMAALGIDPDKLDVVLFQLVRLYRNGEIARMSKRTGKSISLMDLVEEVGRDGVRFFFNTKASGSHLDFDLDLAVKESNENPVFYVQYAHARICSMFKLLESEGIKIPAVSEIKVELLDKPEELELIKKLSEYPDEVRISAETLEPSRLTRYVHEVASTFHSFYNACRVRGEEEEIMKARLVLVNCTRTVIKNVLDLLSINAPERM, encoded by the coding sequence ATGAGAAATATAAACTCGGAAATACGCCAGCAAATTAAGGATGCTGTTATCAATTCAATAAACAAGTCTGTTGAAACAGGTGAGCTTCCTTTTCTGGAAATAAATGATATTAATATTGAAGTACCAAGAGAAAAAGGTCATGGTGATTTTTCAACAAACGTGGCAATGCAAATTACAAAAGCCGCTAAAAAACCACCGAGACAAATAGCTGATACTATAATAAAAAACATAAACACTAACGGAACATATATAATAAAGGTTGAATGTGCAGGACCTGGATTTATTAACTTTACACTGGACAACAAATACCTTTATGAAACAATTAATATAATAGAGCAGGAAAAGGAAAACTACGGCCGTATCAATATCGGAAACGGTAAAAAGGTTATGGTTGAGTTTGTAAGTGCGAATCCAACAGGACCACTTCACATGGGAAATGCCAGAGGAGGAGCACTTGGAGACTGTATAGCAAGCGTTTTGGATGCTGCGGGTTATAATGTTACAAGAGAATTCTTAATAAATGATGCCGGAAATCAGATAGAGAAATTCGGTACTTCACTTGAAGCCAGATATATTCAGCTAATAAAGGGTGAGGATGCCATAGAGTTCCCAGAGGACGGATACCATGGTGAAGACATCATAGAACATATGAAGGATTTTATTGCTATACATGGCGATAAATACATTAATGTGGATTCCGAAGAGAGGAAGAAGGTATTCGTAGACTTTGCACTTCCAAGAAATATAGCAAGGATAAGAGAAGGCCTGGAAAGCTACGGAATACATTTTGATGTGTGGTTTTCAGAGCAGACACTTCACAAAAGCGGTGAGGTAGCAGAAACAATACAGCTTCTCAAAGACAAGGATTGCACCGTTGAAAAAGATGGAGCTCTTTGGCTAAAAGGCTCAGTAATTGGAAGCGATAAGGATGAGGTACTTGTAAGAAATAACGGTATTCCTACTTATTTTGCCGCGGATATTGCATATCACAGAAATAAGTTTGAAAAGAGAGGTTTTGAGTGGGTAATAAATCTCTGGGGTGCTGACCACCATGGTCATGTAGCCAGGATGAAAGCGGCTATGGCTGCACTGGGGATTGACCCTGATAAACTGGATGTAGTATTGTTCCAATTGGTAAGACTATACAGAAATGGCGAGATTGCAAGGATGTCCAAAAGAACAGGTAAGTCAATATCACTTATGGACTTGGTTGAAGAGGTAGGAAGAGACGGAGTAAGATTCTTCTTTAACACAAAAGCTTCAGGCAGTCATTTGGATTTCGACCTTGATTTGGCTGTCAAGGAGTCCAATGAAAACCCTGTTTTTTATGTACAGTATGCACATGCCAGAATATGCAGCATGTTTAAGCTTCTTGAAAGCGAAGGCATAAAGATTCCTGCTGTAAGTGAAATAAAAGTTGAATTACTTGATAAGCCAGAAGAACTTGAACTTATCAAGAAGCTTTCAGAATATCCAGACGAAGTAAGAATATCAGCTGAAACTCTTGAACCAAGCAGACTTACAAGATATGTTCACGAGGTTGCTTCAACCTTCCATAGCTTCTACAATGCATGCAGAGTTAGGGGAGAGGAAGAAGAGATTATGAAAGCAAGACTTGTGCTTGTTAACTGTACAAGAACAGTAATAAAAAATGTTCTTGATTTGCTTAGTATAAATGCTCCTGAGAGAATGTAA
- a CDS encoding polysaccharide deacetylase family protein: MFNLRKAFKGFLAMSLVAASVLVMSPASNAADTVKYGDVNNDGVVDSIDYATVKAYLLGKGTIANLAAADTNFDKTVDAIDFANLKKFLLGAITLPVGNPPITGKVVALTFDDGPDVTLTPKVLDKLEKYNVPATFMMIGQKINDSTAPVIKRIISLGCEIGNHSWAYDTMSGMSYSAIKKSVDDTTAAIIKYSGTTPKFFRAPNLAIGGSMFDAIDLTFVGGVTCNDWSQSTTAQQRADAIIAGARDGAILLMHDVQPLPHPTPEALDIIIPTLKNQGYTFVTLSDLFEIKGVKLSPTDNKIYTYVP; encoded by the coding sequence ATGTTTAATTTAAGAAAGGCTTTCAAGGGATTTCTAGCTATGTCCCTGGTTGCAGCTTCTGTGCTTGTAATGAGCCCAGCAAGTAACGCTGCAGATACCGTAAAATACGGTGATGTAAATAACGACGGAGTCGTTGATTCAATTGATTATGCAACTGTAAAAGCATACCTTTTGGGTAAAGGTACAATCGCTAACCTCGCAGCTGCTGATACTAACTTTGATAAGACAGTAGATGCCATCGATTTTGCTAATCTTAAAAAGTTCCTTTTAGGAGCTATTACTTTACCAGTGGGAAATCCGCCTATAACTGGAAAGGTTGTTGCTCTGACATTTGATGATGGTCCTGATGTAACACTTACTCCAAAAGTTTTGGATAAACTGGAAAAGTATAATGTTCCCGCTACATTTATGATGATAGGCCAAAAAATCAATGATTCAACAGCACCTGTAATTAAGAGAATAATAAGCTTAGGTTGTGAAATTGGAAACCACTCATGGGCATATGACACTATGAGCGGAATGTCCTATTCTGCTATCAAAAAGTCAGTGGATGATACAACTGCTGCTATTATAAAATATTCAGGAACTACTCCAAAATTCTTCCGTGCACCAAACTTGGCTATAGGAGGCTCAATGTTTGACGCAATCGACCTTACATTTGTTGGCGGTGTAACCTGTAATGACTGGTCTCAGTCAACTACTGCTCAACAGAGAGCAGATGCTATAATAGCAGGTGCAAGAGATGGTGCAATACTCCTTATGCATGATGTTCAACCTTTACCTCACCCAACTCCTGAAGCCCTTGATATTATAATCCCTACGCTTAAAAATCAGGGTTATACCTTTGTTACTTTGAGCGATTTGTTCGAAATAAAGGGTGTTAAATTAAGTCCTACAGATAATAAAATTTATACTTATGTTCCGTAA
- a CDS encoding methyl-accepting chemotaxis protein, translating into MKIKTKLVLSFSSVLLLFALAIFLLMNFMVSKLVKDQYEYNIKSNANLALSFLNEKYPGAWKVSGDSLLKGDHVINDDTLFVDHIKESTGNLATIFRNDTRVSTNVLQENGERAIGTKASKEVIEQVLVKGNVYSGVALVAGKSAFTYYTPLKDVSGKVIGMWFTGIDKSVVDKEINNILVKIATIVLIILLLGAAFSYLIGNNMSKSIKIINDCLNKFSEGDFSVSVPKKVLKNSSEIGHMARSANTLHDSVSGIIKTIISESGNIDDSVKKSVVSITDLNSSIEEISATTEELSAGMEETAAAMEEMNATSADIETAVENIATKAQETSFAAQDISKRAEELMVSAKKSKDYAYSVYESANSELTTAIEHAQSIEKIRVLSESIMQITTQTNLLSLNAAIEASRAGEAGRGFAVVADEIRKLAEDSKIAVSEIQGVTKEVFSSVEDLITSSKNILAFIENTVIPDYTSQTAASEQYSDDAGRIDNLVMEFTSTSQELLVSIENMLKAINEVTISANESASGTTNIASRTSDMLVKASEVVNLSEASKKSTESLRKYIAGFKI; encoded by the coding sequence ATGAAAATAAAAACTAAACTCGTTTTATCTTTTTCATCAGTACTACTGTTATTTGCTCTAGCTATATTCCTGCTTATGAATTTTATGGTTTCAAAATTGGTTAAAGACCAATATGAGTATAATATAAAATCCAATGCAAATTTAGCTCTGTCATTTCTTAATGAGAAATATCCCGGAGCTTGGAAAGTTTCCGGAGATTCTCTATTAAAAGGGGATCATGTCATTAATGATGATACTCTGTTTGTAGATCACATTAAAGAAAGTACCGGAAACCTGGCAACAATATTCAGAAATGACACCAGAGTATCTACAAACGTACTACAGGAAAATGGAGAAAGAGCTATTGGTACAAAAGCATCTAAGGAGGTTATAGAGCAAGTTCTGGTAAAAGGCAATGTTTATAGTGGTGTTGCCTTGGTTGCAGGAAAAAGTGCATTTACATACTATACTCCCTTAAAGGACGTCAGCGGTAAGGTGATTGGTATGTGGTTTACAGGTATAGACAAATCCGTGGTAGACAAGGAAATTAATAATATTCTTGTTAAAATAGCCACTATTGTATTAATTATACTACTGTTGGGAGCTGCTTTTTCCTATCTCATTGGAAATAATATGTCCAAATCTATCAAAATTATAAACGATTGCCTTAATAAATTCTCAGAAGGTGATTTCAGTGTGTCAGTACCCAAAAAGGTTCTCAAAAATTCAAGCGAAATAGGACATATGGCAAGATCAGCAAATACATTACATGATTCTGTATCAGGAATTATTAAAACTATTATAAGTGAGTCTGGAAACATAGACGATTCTGTTAAAAAGTCCGTTGTAAGTATAACTGATTTGAATTCATCTATAGAAGAAATTTCAGCAACCACTGAAGAATTGTCAGCAGGTATGGAAGAAACCGCTGCGGCTATGGAGGAAATGAATGCAACATCGGCAGATATAGAAACAGCAGTGGAAAATATTGCAACTAAAGCTCAGGAAACCTCCTTCGCAGCTCAAGATATTAGTAAGCGTGCTGAGGAGCTCATGGTTTCCGCTAAAAAGTCAAAGGACTATGCTTATAGTGTATATGAATCAGCAAACAGTGAGCTGACAACAGCTATTGAACATGCACAGTCCATTGAAAAAATCAGAGTATTGTCAGAGTCCATTATGCAGATAACCACTCAAACCAACTTGCTCTCATTGAACGCCGCCATTGAAGCCTCCCGCGCAGGTGAGGCCGGCAGAGGTTTTGCTGTAGTTGCCGATGAAATAAGAAAACTTGCTGAAGATTCCAAAATAGCAGTCAGTGAAATACAAGGTGTGACAAAAGAAGTGTTTTCATCTGTTGAAGATCTCATAACCAGTTCCAAAAACATATTGGCGTTTATAGAAAACACCGTTATTCCAGACTATACAAGCCAAACTGCCGCAAGCGAGCAATACAGTGACGATGCAGGACGTATTGACAATCTGGTTATGGAATTTACTTCTACTTCTCAGGAGCTTTTGGTATCAATTGAAAACATGCTAAAAGCCATTAATGAAGTAACAATTTCTGCTAATGAAAGTGCATCAGGTACAACAAATATTGCTTCCAGAACTTCTGATATGCTAGTCAAGGCTTCCGAAGTAGTAAATCTTTCAGAGGCCTCAAAGAAGTCGACTGAAAGTCTTAGGAAATATATTGCAGGTTTTAAAATTTAA